The genomic interval TATGATACCACTAATGTAACATCCTAAAATTTGCAGGggatgtaacaccccaaatttttaattaatatataatagtaatattataataaattatattatatgtgtatttgttgtAGTTTGATAAATTCCTACGTTTTTTCTATCCTaatgatttatttgaattattgacattaaatataactatttaaattgatattggGCAACTAAATAAGAAATAAACATGTGTATTAGTACACTAGTCTATTAACATTAGTGTTAAAAAGGGCgagcaaataataataataataataataataataataataataataataataataataataataataataataataataataataataataataataataataataaNNNNNNNNNNNNNNNNNNNNNNNNNNNNNNNNNNNNNNNNNNNNNNNNNNNNNNNNNNNNNNNNNNNNNNNNNNNNNNNNNNNNNNNNNNNNNNNNNNNNNNNNNNNNNNNNNNNNNNNNNNNNNNNNNNNNNNNNNNNNNNNNNNNNNNNNNNNNNNNNNNNNNNNNNNNNNNNNNNNNNNNNNNNNNNNNNNNNNNNNNNNNNNNNNNNNNNNNNNNNNNNNNNNNNNNNNNNNNNNNNNNNNNNNNNNNNNNNNNNNNNNNNNNNNNNNNNNNNNNNNNNNNNNNNNNNNNNNNNNNNNNNNNNNNNNNNNNNNNNNNNNNNNNNNNNNNNNNNNNNNNNNNNNNNNNNNNNNNNNNNNNNNNNNNNNNNNNNNNNNNNNNNNNNNNNNNNNNNNNNNNNNNNNNNNNNNNNNNNNNNNNNNNNNNNNNNNNNNNNNNNNNNNNNNNNNNNNNNNNNNNNNNNNNNNNNNNNNNNNNNNNNNNNNNNNNNNNNNNNNNNNNNNNNNNNNNNNNNNNNNNNNNNNNNNNNNNNNNNNNNNNNNNNNNNNNNNNNNNNNNNNNNNNNNNNNNNNNNNNNNNNNNNNNNNNNNNNNNNNNNNNNNNNNNNNNNNNNNNNNNNNNNNNNNNNNNNNNNNNNNNNNNNNNNNNNNNNNNNNNNNNNNNNNNNNNNNNNNNNNNNNNNNNNNNNNNNNNNNNNNNNNNNNNNNNNNNNNNNNNNNNNNNNNNNNNNNNNNNNNNNNNNNNNNNNNNNNNNNNNNNNNNNNNNNNNNNNNNNNNNNNNNNNNNNNNNNNNNNNNNNNNNNNNNNNNNNNNNNNNNNNNNNNNNNNNNNNNataataataataataataataataataataataataataataataataataataataataataataataataataataataataataataataataatgagaatgAAGTATTGGCAGTTCAGCCATATGCAGGCCCGTGTTTCACAATTAGGCCTAATAATAAACCTAAAATTACCAAgctatatatatacttatatagATGATAACctatataaaagaaagacaggaagaaaaagaaaaagaatagaaAGGATTAGCACTTCCTGCCTACAACCCAATCACGATCAggtaaactttttttaattccatcagtaatttatttgtatttggtggcTGTGTGTCTATAACTCTCTCATGGATTATCAGAGACGATGGTCGACAAAGACGCGACAAATTAGCAGATCAGTCATTTGATGAAATCTTCAAttgaggtaaggggtgagatgaggttcgattttatgagtataaaataacatgagatgaacgggaatactgaaattcccagatgttcattcggggcttatTACGTACGGTTTAGAAATCTATAGAATTgttgtgaattaatttatattaagattgtgtgttatttgattttatgagaccgatactaattattattgtatgaatgatatgtacttgAGTGTTCTTATTACTTGTTTGACATTGTGTTATTACTTGAATATGCCACTTAATTGATTCCTTactatgtgattgatgaaactGATTGTGCATGGTGAGTAGTGTAAatcaaatatctagattttattgtgattgaaagttatagatatataatgatgaatattgtgaagtcaaactgaaatgtattgagttgtgatgatcgagtaagttTGAGATATGTGTTttagattttggagttaggattattttgtcatcatatagggagggtttgacaaacctagtgattcagggaagtacaactgaatgagcctgatcgtggagggctacaatcgaactgtaaggtaagactgatagaccttgggggtacctctagtgtggaattcctaagtggattaatggattattccctaaggtcgggagctaccatgcaacacaagagtaccccaaccgtcacatatatgtgtctcgggttgagttgagggtaTCTATGatgacttggccattcatgaattttccatccactcttgtagtggcatagtatcaggcctcctatccaagtacttcagagtagaatggtaccaaatgatgaactATAGAGCATAGGACATGCATAGAATTTCAATCTTGTGATTgtcttattgtgaatgaatttgataaaccgttgatattatacacttgactgctTTTGAGGTTGTGATAAGTTGATTGCTTGCGCGTTATCCTCGTTTATCTTATACTATTACATAATTTTGATACTCActcctcgttgtttgtgtttggcgtttgcgatggacgcagacaagttgtaagttgcaggtgatgactagtacTATTAGAGAGGCAAAAGTAATCATGTCCTGAAGACCATTATtatatgcattgtgttgatgttaattgatcattttatttttatttttacttttgggACCCCcactctgatagtgacatcgggttagGACTTCATTCACACTTAATGTTAAACATAAGTATGTCTACCTCAAAAAGAATTTTGTTGTctgatattgtgatttcaagttgttaagtttgacgaaaattttagattaatgtgacatgttcatgattacgtgatactctttacctttaaaaaaaatgtttgaaagtttatatttatttatttatttaaaaataatttcattgtttagaaaataaggaaataaaagaaaataatttttttttgggtttagggtgtcacattagtggtatcagagctggGTTTGTCCAATCATACCATAAATGTATTATGTGTTCGCGATGGTCATTATTGTGTTAGTGTTGTAGAACTAAGTTAGTTTTCTCACTTCCCTAAGTGTCTCACTATATTCGATTGGCTTATCTGATTGATGTAGGTAGTGATGGCTAGTGGAAGGAATGATGCTGTGATTGCTGAGGCTCTAGAGTCCATGGCATGAGTTACAGTGCAGGCTCTCCAAGCTTTGGCTGAATCTCAAGCTATTGCACAAGCTGCTACTCAAGCTGCACAGGTTGCTGCTCAAGCTGTTGCACAAGCTACTACCTATAGTGGTGGCCAAGGAAATATGCAAATAAATGAGTTCATGGTGATGGATCGATTCCACAAGGCTAACCCTCCATCGTTTGAAGGTCACTATAATCCTAATGGAGCTCAAAAGTGGTTGCAAGAAGTTGAGAAAATTTTCAGAGGAGTGGCATGTCCCGAGGGTCAGAAAGTGCATCTTGGTACCTTTATGTTAACGGAGGAGGCTGAACATTGGTGGGATAATGCGCGCCAACAATTAGATAATGTAGGGACTGCAATTACTTGTGCTATATTCAAGAACATGTTTCTAATTAAGTATTTCCCTGAAGATATCCGTAATAGAAAGGGGATGgaatttgttaaattggaaCAGGGGAATATGTCAGTAGTAGAGTATGCGGCTAAGTTCGAGGAATTATCCAGGTACTATCCACTATATGTTGGAGAAGCAGGAGAAAAGTCTAAGTGCATCAAGTTTGAAATGGGACTCAGGCCAGAGATCAAGAAACAGGTTGGAATGCAAGAGATCCGCGACTTTCCTACCCTAGTGAATAAGAGTAGGATTTATGATGAGGATAGCCGTGCTGAAAAGGCACATTACCGAAACACTGGAACCATGAAGGACAAGAGGCCTATGCATCATAATAGAGGAAAACCTTACTCTTTTCCTCCTAGTAAATCTGGAAGTCGTCTGAATTATCAACAATACAGTTTTTTAGCTGGAAAATGAGCTAGTAGTGGTAACGGAAAATGAAATGGAAACAGTTTTAGTTATGGGGGTGGTAGAGGAAACCCCAATGGACGAGGAGTTAGTAATGGAAATAGTAACAACAGGAGTCAAGACTCGAGCAACAACAATGGTAATAATGGTGATCCAGCTACTCCTATCCGATGTCACAGGTGTGATAAGCAGGGTCACATGGCATATGAATGTAGAGATACTGGAATTACTTGTGtttaattgtcaacaacaagGCCACATTAGCACCACATGCCCCTACCCAAGGAAGACTCCACAACCTGGAAACCAGAGTTTCGAAGCCAGCCGACCTAATTCCAATGGATGAGTCTTTGCCCTCTCTGGTGTAGGAGCGTCTGAGAAAGACAACTTGATCCAAGGTACGTGTCTCATAAGTGATACTCCTTtatttgtgatatttgattgTGGTGCCACTCATTCCTTTGTGTCTCTTGACTGTGTTAGAAGTTTAGGACTACCTATGTCTCGTTTGCAGTATAATTTGATTGTGAATACCCCAACTAGTGATTTTGTTGATACCTCTAGTGTTTGTCTTGACATTTCTATCCATGTGTGTGGAAGGGACTTCTGAGTTGACTTAGCGTGTTTACCTTTGCGTCTGGTCGATGtgattcttggtatggattggcTATCTGCCAATCGTGTCCGCgtagatttttttagtaaaatcaTTGAATTCATGGAGTCGGAAGAGAGGGATAAGTCTAGCAATATATCCGTCAACCAAGTGAAGGCACTCTTGAAAGAAGATGCCCAATTATACATGATCCTAGCCTCAttggaatttgaagaaaaagtggTAATACGAGATGTTCCTTTTGTGTGTAAATTCCCTAAAGTATTCCCTAAAGATGTCACTAGTTTACCACCAGAGCGTGAGATTGAGTTTAGCATTGACCTTGTACCAGGTACTGGACCCATATCCATGGCACCGTATACGATGTCTTCCTTAGAACTCTCTGAGCTTAAGAAGCAATTGGAAGAgcttttagataaaaaatttataagaccTAGTGTTTCACCATGGGGTGCACTTGTGTTgttggttaagaagaaggatggcTCTATGAGGTTATGTGTGGATTTCCGTTGACTTAATAAAGTgacaatcaagaataagtaTTTGCTACCTAGGATAGATGACCTTACggatcaattgagaggatcATGTGTGTTTAGTAAGATAAATCTGAGAtcaggttaccatcagatccgagtgaAGCCTTCTGATATCCCTAAGACCGCCTTTAGGACCCATTATGGCCATTACGAGTATTTAGTTATGCCTTTTGGTGTAACTAATGCACCAATAGtgtttatggattacatgaattGGATCTTTCATCCTTACCTAGACTCTTTTGTGGTTGTGTTTATAGATGATATCTTAGTGTACTCTAAGACTAAGGAAGAGCATGGTGAACATTTAAGGATAGCCTTGAAAACCCTTAAAGAGAGACAATTATTTGCCAAGTTgtctaagtgtgaattttggttagaggaagtaagtttcctagggcatataatttcaaaaggtgGAATAGTTGTTGATCCTGCCTAAGTGGAGAGTGTCTTAGGATGGAAAGCACCTAAATAAGTGATTGAGATTAGGAGTTTCCTAGGATTGGCAAGTTATTATCATAGGTTCATAGAAGGATTCTCCAAGTTGGCCTTACCTTTAACTAAGTTGACCCGAAAAGGGGAATTGTTCGTGTGGGATACCCATTGTGAGAATAGTTTCCAAGAGCTTAAGAAACGATTGACCTCTGCACGATCATAGTATTACCTGACCTAAATGGACCCTTTGTAGTATATTGTGATGCGTGTGGTTCTGGATTAGGTGGAGTACTTATGCAGGATGAGAAGGTGGTAGCATATGCTTCTAGGcaactgaagattcatgagaggaactacCCTACCCATGACCTAGAACTAGTAGCAATTGTCTTTGTACTTTAGATAtggagacattatttatatggatctAGATTTGAGGTTATTAGTGACCATAAGAGCCTTAAGTATCTTTTTGACCAGAAGGAGCTGAACATGAGACAACGTAGGTGGATGGAATTCcttaaagattttgattttgagcttAACTATCATCCTGAAAAGGCCAATGTAGTAGCTGATGCCTTGAGTAGGAAGACTTTGAGTGTGTCCGCTTTAATGGTTAAGCATAGTGAGTTATTGGAACAGTTTAGAGACCTTAGTTTATTTTGTGAAGTGACACCAGAAAGCATTaaattgggaatgttgaaggtaACTAGTGGACTATTGGAAGAGATTGAAAAGAATCAGAAATTGGATTTATACCTTTTGGATAAGTTACAATCAATAGACCAAGGGAGAGaaccttattttaaaataggtgtggatggaattttgagatttaaggaTAGAATTTGCGTACCCGATGTAGATGAGTTAAGAAAGATGATCTTAGAGGAATGACATAGAAGTTGTCTAAGTATTCACCTTGGAGCGACACAAATGTATAAGGACCtcaagaagatattttggtggcctaaaatgaaaaaagatgttgttgagtttgtgtaTGCTTGTTTGACCTGTCAAAAGTCTAAGGTAGAACACCAAAAACCTTCAGGTTTGATGCAACCTTTGAGTATTCTCAAATGGAAGTGGGATAGCATCTCTATGGactttgttgtaggcttacctcgAACTCCAAAAAGGTATGGTAGTATTTGGGTTATTGTGTATAgattaactaaatctgctcattTTATTTcgataaacataacttattctATGGAAAGGTTAGCTGAAATATACATAAAGAAAATTGTGAAGTTGCATGGAATCCCATCAAGTATAGTCTCAGACAAAGACCCTAGGTTTACCTCTAAGTTTTGGCAAGGTTTATAGAGCGCTTTAGGTACGAATCTTAGGATGAGTTCAACCTACCACCCACAAACAAATGGTCAGACTGAGCGAACCAATCAATCCCTAGAAGACTTGTTGAGAGCTTGTGTGTTGGAACAAAATGGAAGTTGGGATAGCTTTTTGCCACTTATAGAGTTTACCTATAACAATATTTTCCACTCTAGCATTGGAATGGCCCCTTTTGAGGCGTTGTATGGGAGAAGGTGTAGGACCCCTCTGTGTTGGTTTGAGACAGGTGATAACCTTGTGTTAGGACCTGAGATTGTTCAACAGACTACtgataaagtaaaaatgattcagGAAAAGATGAGAACATCTCTGAGTAGGCAAAAGAGTTACCAtgataaaagaaggaaaaacctCGAATTTCAAGAAGGTGATCATGTATTTTTGAGAGTTACTCCAACAACTGGGGTTGGTCGGGCATTAAAAATGCGAAAGCTTACTCCTCGGTTTATAGGACCTTACCCGATTCTTAAACGTGTCGGTAACGTGGCATATCAGATCGCGTTACCTCCTTCTCTTTGTAATCTTCATAGCGTCTTTCAGGTGTCTCAACTTCGCAAGTACATTTTCGACCATTCACGTGTCATTGAGTCAGACAAggtccaaataaaagagaatctaaCTTTTGAGACCTTACCGCTACGGATTGAGGACCGAAAGATCAAAGAATAAAGGGGTAAGATGATTTCATTGGTTAAGGTTGTCTGGGTAGGTGCTATTGGTGAAAGTGCTACGTGGGAAGTCGAATGTCAAATGCGTGAATCGTATACGGGGCTGTTTCCGTCAggtaaatttcgaggacgaagttttttttatagggggagaaatgtaacaccccaaatttttaattaatatataatagcaatattataataaattatattatatgtgtatttatTGTAGTGTGATAATTTCCTACGTTTTTTCTATCCTaatgatttatttgaattattaacattaaatataactatttaaattaatattggacaaataaaaataaataaataaataagaaataaacaTGTGTATTAGTACACTAGTCTATTAACATTAGTGTTAAAAAGGGCgagcaaataataataataataataataataataataataataataataataataataataataataataataataataataataataataataataataatactaataatgaGAACGGAGTATTGGCAGATCAGCCATATGCAGGCACATGTTTCAAAATTAAGCCTAATAATAAACCTAAAATTACCAAgctatatatatacttatatagATGATAACctatataaaagaaagacaggaagaaaaagaaaaagaatagaaAGGATTAGCGCTTCCTGCCTACAGCCCAATCACGATTaggtataattttttaattccatcaattagattttaataataatatggaATTTGATGGTAGGATAGAATTAGTCATACAGTTGAAATTGGTACACAAAGAATGACAATCTATGAACTACCTCTGAACTTGATTATTATGATAAGGATCTGagttatctatttttttagcATGTCTGGTGGAAAAATGATAATTACTTTAGGTGTTTGATATTTTACCATTAATATACAAGTGATTTGTAATCAACTTACTATTTGGTGGATTCAAGGATAGTGAATTTGTTGGTTTGTTGCTAAAACACAAACAGGGAACTCCATCATAGACATTGAACTGGAAAATTGCTTAACAATATTCTCATGATGCAGTAAATTTTGGAGTAATGTGTACTATCAGCAGAGTCGGAAGTTGGAaaagttttattaatataactatGTCAGATGTGTAGGAAATGTTTTAGTGATTCATGAATATCTAAGCTAACCATTTAGAATAATATCAATGATCGATGGAATGTAGAGGAGAGAAATGCTTATTATGATCTGATAACGAAGGTTtgttcagatttttttttatgatagttTAGACAAGGCACAATAAGAAAATACTACCCAAATTGATTCAGACCGTGATAGAACAGCCTTGACTATGATATAGTGCCGACTAGGGACATATGGGTGGAACAAAAGAGTAGTTTAGCTAAGAGATGATGATTTTGTTGATGCATACTTAAGAATGTAGTCAATAATAAGCACATTGACTATCTATTATTACCAGCATTCATGTGactcatataaaaatataattataaatcaaaactatatatgtatatatatagacataatATTAAGTTCTTTCTATCATATTTAGTTCCAAAAAAAATCTGATTATATTAATATGGGTgtttaatgatattaaatatatttttgagttatattataaatagtagatgatttattaatttgtttatttatttaattttatttagtcagtaatttatttgtatttggtggcTGTGTGGCTATAATTCTCTCATAGATTATCAGAGACGACGGTCGACGAAGACGCGACAAATTAGCAGATCAGTCATTTGACGAAATCTTCAAttgaggtaaggggtgagatgaggttcgattttatgagtataaaataacgtgagatgaacgggaatactGAAATTCTCAGATGTTCATTCGAGGTTTACTACGTAcggttgagccctattgagtaataataattaattaataatatatgaatgataatagtgaggactaaaagataatttagaaacctatagaaatgttgtgaattaatttatattaagattgcgtgttatttgattttatgagatcgatactaattattattgtatgaatgatattacTTGAGTGTTCTTATTACCTGATTGACattgtgatattacttgaatgTGCCACTTAATTGATTCCTTATTATGTGGTTGATGAGACTGATTGTGCATGGTGAGTAGTGTAAATCAAATATctggattttattgtgattgaatgttatagatatataatgatgaatattgtgaagtcaaactgaaacgtattgagttgtgatgatcgaTAAGTCTGAGATttgtgttataaattttggagtttggattattttgtcatcatatagggagggtttgacaaacctagtgattcagggaagtacaactgaatgagtctgatcgtagAGCGCtgcagtcgaactgtaaggtaagactgatagaccttgggggtacctctagtggggaattcctaagtggattaatgggttattccctaaggtcgggagctaccgtgcaacacaagaataccccgaccgtcgcgtatatgtgtctcgggttgagtttaggggatctatgaggacttggccattcatgaattgtttGTCCGCTCTTGTTGTGGCATAGTAtaaggcctcctaaccaagtacttcagagtagaatggtaccaaatgatgaagtataaagtataggacatgcatagcatttcatcctTGTGATTGTCTTATTGTGAATGAACTTGATAAACcattgatattatacacttgactgcttttgaggttgtgataatttgattgcttgCGCATTTTCCTCGTTTATCTTATActattacataatttcgatactctcccctcgttgtttgtgtttggcgtttgcgatggacgcgGACAAGTTATAAGTCGCAGGTGATGACTAATACTATCAGAGAGGCGGAAGCCATCATATCCTAAAGACCCTTATTATATGCATTGTGTTTATGttatttgatcattttatttttatttttacttttgagaCCCTTGCTCTGATActgacatcgggttgggactacatTCTCACTTAATGTTaaacataagtatgtgtacctcaaaaataattttgttgtttgatattgtgatttcaagttGTTAATATTGACGAATATTTTGGATTAATGTGATAAGTTCatgattacgtgatactctttacctttaaaaaaaattgtttgaaagttaatatttatttatttgtttaaaaataatttcattgtttagaaaataaggaaataaaagaaaataatttttttttttgggtttagggtgtcacacgggataaagaaaatatgttttcaagaaaataaaaacttttgtaactaatttaggatatcctGTTTCTCAAAGTACATatggaacaattcaaatttattactcaattaaaataatttaatctcaatgaacttgattcaactaaaattcttattttaattccaaaaacttactagtactaatgttttcatataaaaaagtcatttgtaattacataactaaaatataagtTACAACTCTAAATatccggtatcacctatcagagcgggatttctcccaaacttgaacttcaagactcatttacctgtaataactgcgattttgcaaacgcaaggccaagccaatcaaacacaaacaaagaaggaggtgagttttgaaataattttactagtataatataagtaaaaagaacACGTATTTGATCATaaataaaccgtatcattaaacatacattattcaaggaaaaacatcacataatGAAGTCAATGTCaaaatcaaggaaaatcaatacatttctctataacatcaaatcgtctcataaattattatcgcacacaatacatattaatcacaacaaaacaatcacaagaaaatgcaaagTCATGCATGAGCTTTGACtttacttcacaatgtggtaccattctaactctgaagtacttagttaggaggcttgatactatgccacaaTCTTgatggacggacaattcaaattggccctgtttTGTAGAtaccctcaactcaacccgagacacatatacgcaacagtcgaggtaaacatgtgttgcatggtagcacccgacatttggagtgctacctcaaagtcacctaggaattcctcacccgaatacctccaaggtctaacaatctttccTTAAGGCTAgacagtagaccgccacgatcaggctcgtTCAGTTGTACTTTCCCGGAATCACTAgacttgtcaggccctacctatatgatgacaaaataatctccacttcacaaattctcagtATTTATTTCTCCCCTCATTTGCCTATGATACTCTGCTAAGACAGTTATCTCAAAGACAAATTGAAATcatcattatttcatcaactatgaggttacttcaatattctcatcacaaaatttataacatcattgtcattaatcacacatcatcatcgtCACATAAACTAGTCACAAATTTATGGCATCTCTATCATCAATGATGCATCATCActtaaacttatcacaaatttataacatcacaattattaatcatacatcattattatcacataaaattatcacaatgcattcatcttttatcatcacatcacataaactcatataatcaaacatatacataaaattcatttgacactcaatatcacaataatatcaaataccacacatttctTGAAGGTTTTGACAAGAGAAATCCAAAAATGATGTCAGATTTTTTAGACGAAAAATGTGGTTGTCGAAATCGGCCAAAAACAGTTCGCCCAAGGAAAGAAACACAACTGTTTCT from Cicer arietinum cultivar CDC Frontier isolate Library 1 chromosome 5, Cicar.CDCFrontier_v2.0, whole genome shotgun sequence carries:
- the LOC140920417 gene encoding uncharacterized protein gives rise to the protein MASGRNDAALQALAESQAIAQAATQAAQVAAQAVAQATTYSGGQGNMQINEFMVMDRFHKANPPSFEGHYNPNGAQKWLQEVEKIFRGVACPEGQKVHLGTFMLTEEAEHWWDNARQQLDNVGTAITCAIFKNMFLIKYFPEDIRNRKGMEFVKLEQGNMSVVEYAAKFEELSRYYPLYVGEAGEKSKCIKFEMGLRPEIKKQVGMQEIRDFPTLVNKSRIYDEDSRAEKAHYRNTGTMKDKRPMHHNRGKPYSFPPSKSGSRLNYQQYSFLAGK